The following coding sequences are from one Rhipicephalus microplus isolate Deutch F79 chromosome 3, USDA_Rmic, whole genome shotgun sequence window:
- the LOC142804151 gene encoding uncharacterized protein LOC142804151: MDTPRAPRFTFIDAVNFLGAVMISLWMSGFATYALWYNTMSDPLLKGCCELSDNQYRMLHGKYLNNMTLLKLNRTWFLERLPDCVIVINSTQQLAPQRCCNERHLLSLTMPSDAFKIYERPLNCGHVACKNISNRFKMGFYTFLLFCVAHWLAYSNVKAAYTYPRRVAEIRRVQARMAARERREVAQTQTMPAAGQ, translated from the exons ATGGACACCCCACGAGCTCCGAGATTCACTTTCATCGATGCGGTCAACTTCTTGGGTGCCGTCATGATCAGCTTGTGGATGAGTGGCTTTGCAACATACGCCCTCTGGTACAACACCATGAGCGACCCG CTGCTTAAGGGCTGCTGCGAGTTGTCCGATAACCAGTACCGCATGCTGCACGGCAAGTATTTGAACAACATGACGCTCCTGAAACTGAACCGGACGTGGTTTCTCGAGCGCTTGCCAGATTGCGTCATTGTAATCAACTCTACGCAGCAGCTGGCGCCACAACGGTGCTGCAACGAGCGCCACCTGCTTTCTCTCACCATGCCGAGTGACGCCTTCAAG ATCTACGAGCGTCCGCTAAACTGCGGTCACGTGGCCTGCAAGAACATCTCCAACCGCTTTAAAATGGGTTTCTACACGTTCCTCCTCTTCTGTGTGGCACACTGGTTGGCCTACTCAAACGTAAAGGCTGCCTACACCTATCCGAGACGGGTAGCGGAAATCAGACGAGTGCAGGCACGGATGGCCGCTCGGGAGCGTCGGGAAGTGGCCCAGACGCAAACTATGCCTGCTGCCGGCCAGTGA